In one Novipirellula galeiformis genomic region, the following are encoded:
- a CDS encoding cytochrome ubiquinol oxidase subunit I, which yields MDVEILSRLQFALTIMFHYLFPPLSIGLGLQLFLCEWRYFRTRDPAWEAAARFWTRVFAVNFAMGVATGIVMEFEFGTNWAAYSRFVGDVFGSALAAEGIFAFFLESGFLAVLVFGWDRVGVKMHLFSTLMVFLGSVFSAVWIVVANSWQQTPAGYHIVWHDVQGEMMPRAEVTDFWQMVLNPSSVDRLTHTLIGAFVLGSFFVASVCSFYLLRQRHLEVARRCLSIALPSALLFTLLAALTGHDSAQKLVETQPAKLAAMEAHFHTTDEPTGLYLFGWPDAKNEKVHLGVQLPYLLSAMVYNDPMKPVPGMDQIPADERPPVWLPFQMFHLMVGIGTMMIVVAAFGCWSWYRGLLERRRWLLWVIVVMPVAAMTANQAGWITAEVGRQPWIVYPSVQAGVPMMGLRTADGLSESVTAEQVLSSIILFGVIYSLLFAVWVFVLHHKIQHGPESPEELTRYKLLRSGEHNNESISEVISHQGTSRGGGLMEDDER from the coding sequence ATGGACGTTGAAATACTCAGCCGACTGCAGTTCGCGCTCACCATCATGTTCCACTATTTGTTTCCGCCGCTATCGATCGGACTGGGACTGCAACTCTTCTTGTGCGAATGGCGTTACTTTCGCACCCGCGATCCGGCATGGGAGGCAGCGGCGCGGTTTTGGACTCGCGTGTTTGCTGTGAATTTTGCGATGGGGGTCGCCACCGGCATCGTGATGGAGTTCGAGTTTGGCACCAACTGGGCAGCGTATTCACGTTTTGTTGGCGACGTATTTGGCTCGGCTTTGGCCGCGGAAGGCATTTTCGCCTTCTTTCTTGAAAGCGGCTTTTTAGCGGTACTGGTGTTTGGCTGGGATCGTGTCGGAGTGAAAATGCATCTCTTCAGCACGCTGATGGTCTTTCTGGGATCGGTGTTTAGTGCCGTCTGGATCGTCGTGGCCAACAGCTGGCAACAGACGCCGGCCGGATACCACATCGTTTGGCATGACGTTCAAGGCGAAATGATGCCGAGAGCGGAAGTGACTGATTTTTGGCAGATGGTGCTCAATCCGTCCTCAGTCGATCGGTTGACCCACACCCTGATTGGCGCGTTCGTATTGGGATCATTTTTCGTCGCATCGGTGTGCTCGTTTTATCTGTTGCGGCAACGCCATCTCGAAGTCGCGAGACGATGTCTGTCGATCGCATTGCCATCCGCGTTGCTGTTCACCCTCTTGGCTGCACTAACCGGACACGACTCGGCTCAGAAATTAGTGGAGACTCAACCCGCCAAGCTTGCCGCGATGGAAGCACATTTTCATACCACCGATGAGCCCACCGGACTGTATCTGTTCGGATGGCCCGATGCCAAAAACGAAAAGGTGCATTTGGGCGTGCAATTACCGTACTTGTTGAGTGCGATGGTTTACAACGATCCGATGAAACCGGTCCCCGGCATGGACCAAATTCCTGCCGACGAGCGGCCTCCGGTGTGGCTACCGTTCCAAATGTTTCACTTGATGGTCGGCATCGGAACGATGATGATCGTCGTGGCCGCGTTTGGGTGTTGGTCGTGGTACCGTGGCTTGTTGGAGAGACGACGATGGCTGTTATGGGTGATTGTCGTCATGCCCGTCGCCGCGATGACCGCCAACCAAGCCGGCTGGATTACCGCCGAGGTCGGCCGCCAACCGTGGATTGTCTACCCTTCAGTGCAAGCGGGTGTTCCAATGATGGGGCTGAGAACCGCGGACGGTTTGAGCGAATCGGTGACCGCCGAACAAGTGCTTAGTTCAATCATCTTGTTTGGCGTCATTTACTCGCTGCTGTTTGCGGTATGGGTGTTTGTGCTTCATCACAAAATACAACATGGTCCCGAATCGCCCGAGGAATTGACGCGGTACAAACTTCTCCGTAGCGGAGAGCATAACAACGAATCAATTTCCGAGGTGATTAGCCACCAAGGAACGTCGCGTGGCGGTGGATTGATGGAGGACGACGAACGATGA